Part of the Candidatus Dependentiae bacterium genome, TGGATGCATAATTGTTACAGGTAAATCAAATTGATCACTATTAAAATGATTTGGTATTGGTGGAAATGGTGCGGCATTTTTAAAGCATTTTACGATATAATCGTCATATCTTACTGAGCCGGATGTGTTTATTAATTCTAATTGTTTAATACTTCCATTTTTGTTAAGAACTATGCGTAAATTAGGTTCGTTACAATATCCGTCCATTAAGTGCGTTCTTTCACTGTATGACATGTGTGAAGCAATAATTCCGGACTCTTGCTGAAATTGCCAGGCAATTTGTTGTGTATAAGATATGCGTTTTAAATCTTCAAAATCAGGACGCTTATTTTCATCGCCATCACGTTTAATCCAATCTTGGCCTTCATCTTTGTTATTGTATAAAAACCCTTTGGTTAATTGTAATATACTTTTTTTAGGCTTTGGTGCAGGGCTTTTATCTTGAAGCGCAACGCCAAAATTTCTGGGTTCTTCTTTTTTTTCTAGTGATTCTTTTGGTTTATTTTGAGCGATTTTTATTTCTTGTTTTTTAACTTCTTTTGGCTTTGTTTCTTGTTTTTTTATCTCTAGAATCTCTTTTTTTATATCTTGTTTAGCCTGTTTTTGAGCTTGCTCAAGAGTTGTTTTTGCTTGTTCTTCTTTTTTTTCTATAAACTTAGATTCTTTATCTGTTTGGTTTATGTCTTTTTTTTGTTCTTTGTTTTCGACAATTTCTTTTTTTTCTAAAATTTTATCAGGTTCTATTATTTTTTCTTCTTCAGATTTTTCATTGAATTTTTCTTGTTCTGCTTTTTCTGCTATTTTTTCAGATATTGGTGGAACAAACTGTGGCTCTTCATCAAAATATGTTGTGTTGCCAAAATTTGATTTCCTTGGCTTTAAGGCCGCAGGTCTTTCATCTAATTTTATTTCTTTTTTTTCTTCTTCTTTTTTTATTTGATTTTTTTCTTCTTCGAGTTTTTCAAGCGCTTTTTTAATATCTTCTTCTTTGGGTAAATCTTTTTTATCGTTTACAAAAAATATTTTAGTTAATTCTCGTCTTGTTTTTTTAAACGCATGAGTTAATACAATAAGTAGCAATATTAAGTGAATTAATATAGATATTAATAAAAATAATTTAAATTTATTTTTTTTATTGTTGTTCATTTACTACCCAAATTAGCATTAATTATTACTAATCTCTATATTAGCTTATTTGAGTGGCAAAATAAATTATTTAAGTTTTTTACTCTTAATATGCATATTAAGAGTAATGTGTTGATGATAAATAGTTACTATTGGTTATTTTAATTTTTGTTGGTGTTCTGTATTTTTCTGCTTTAATTTCATATACAATTCGTTCTATAATTTTACAGACTATAGAAATTGTAGCTTCACTTTTTAAGAAATTATTGCCTTGTGCTAAATGTTCCCTAAACATGCTATCAAAGATACTATGAAGTTCTTTTGGTACAAAATGTTTTATATTATTATTCGAATTAAGATCTAAATTTGGATTATAATTTTTCATAAACCAATTAAGAATTTTATTTAACTTATGTTCAAACTCTTTACCTGAAATAAAATATTTAGTTGTTTTGTGTAAAAAAAATGAAGTTATTATGGAGCCAATTCCTCCAGCAATCAATATGGCCATAGCTTTATCACTAACTGTGCCGGAGTTATTAACTTCATAAATAAATGCTATTAAGGTTGCTAAATAGGGTAAACTTGCAATTATGAATGGGAGTTTTTCATATAAAGTTGTTGCATTTTCTAAATTATCAACAAAAACAGTATCCATAAAATCCCAAGGATTTGCTTTAAAATAATCTTTTTCAAGTTCTGTATAAAAACTTTTTAATTCAAATATAGGTTTTTGTTTAATTAACATATTTTTTGGCGTGGCAATTAACGTTATTAAATAAAGATTTAAAGAAAAAAATAGTATAATTTTTTGATTATTAAACATAATTTTGTCCCTATAAAATTTGATAAACTGATTTTGATCAATAGTTTATTCGAAATATAAATTTTGTATCAATATAATTTTGAATTAACTATTTATAGTTCCAAATAGATTTTGTTTTTTGAATATACAAAAATTTTCATTAATTTTATGTTTGCCACCGTTTTTATTTTTCAAAAAACGTAAAATTTCGTTTAATAAACTATCACTTGGATTGAATTTAACTTTTTCTTTATTAAATAAATAGATTAAAACTCTTTTTTGCAAAACCAAATCAAGCTCGATAAATTCTTTTAAATTGCCTACAAATTTTTTATGAACTTCAGAATATTTGAAAATAAAATCAAAAGTTTTTTGTGTGAGTTTATTTAAAAAATCTTCTTCAGCTTGAA contains:
- a CDS encoding TonB C-terminal domain-containing protein; its protein translation is MNNNKKNKFKLFLLISILIHLILLLIVLTHAFKKTRRELTKIFFVNDKKDLPKEEDIKKALEKLEEEKNQIKKEEEKKEIKLDERPAALKPRKSNFGNTTYFDEEPQFVPPISEKIAEKAEQEKFNEKSEEEKIIEPDKILEKKEIVENKEQKKDINQTDKESKFIEKKEEQAKTTLEQAQKQAKQDIKKEILEIKKQETKPKEVKKQEIKIAQNKPKESLEKKEEPRNFGVALQDKSPAPKPKKSILQLTKGFLYNNKDEGQDWIKRDGDENKRPDFEDLKRISYTQQIAWQFQQESGIIASHMSYSERTHLMDGYCNEPNLRIVLNKNGSIKQLELINTSGSVRYDDYIVKCFKNAAPFPPIPNHFNSDQFDLPVTIMHPSR